Proteins encoded by one window of Sphingosinicella sp. BN140058:
- a CDS encoding autotransporter assembly complex family protein: MFRFSAGWGAAAAVAAGGALLCPQQAAAEQSAAPSAAPEPPLPADPFEVLNAPLDPSAPLDPMPDIGVDWPDMEQAAPDDTIADAPQAGIADAASERSYTIDLAGLEPEVEAALRPRFDALSTLVQNRDDPANAAQIDRRAREDADLLAELLRSQGFYDALVQTRAEPPLVAGGPVRVTLEAETGPLYHFADVRLPGLEDTSDAQALRDAFAVRPADPVSAERVTAGEAALRAELGRRGYAFADVGELDIAIDHEARTATLTLPVVPNGARQFGRIIVEGRPLFDAGHIQTIARFKPGEGYEQARVDDLRRALVATGLVSSVTIRPVESADRKTVDLAVALEPAPMRTIAGEAGYGTGEGIRIEASWQHRNLLPPEGAVTFRAVAGTREQLLGATLRRSNFLRRDQVLTAQVAASHVDRAAFDARTFSMAGSIERQTNIIWQKKWTWSLGGELIASDEQDVDVDSGTTRRRTFFIGALPATLSYDGSNDLLDPTEGFRLSGRFSPEASFQGSPFGYSRVQLDGSFYQPVSDRVTLAGRARLGTIFGASRDRIAPSRRFYAGGGGSVRGYGFQRLGPRDPVFDDPIGGRSLAEFSIEARVRFGNWGIVPFLDAGNIYTSPLPGIDDLRFGTGLGVRYHTRFGPIRVDVGTPLNRRSGDARVAVYVSLGQAF, translated from the coding sequence ATGTTTCGCTTTTCCGCGGGGTGGGGTGCGGCGGCTGCTGTGGCTGCCGGAGGGGCCCTGCTGTGCCCGCAGCAAGCGGCGGCCGAGCAATCTGCCGCACCGTCCGCTGCGCCCGAACCGCCGCTTCCCGCCGACCCGTTCGAAGTGCTGAACGCGCCGCTCGATCCATCGGCACCGCTCGATCCGATGCCCGATATCGGCGTCGACTGGCCGGACATGGAGCAGGCGGCACCCGACGACACCATCGCCGACGCGCCGCAAGCGGGGATCGCCGACGCCGCATCGGAGCGAAGCTACACGATCGATCTCGCCGGGCTCGAACCGGAGGTGGAGGCGGCGCTTCGTCCCCGCTTCGACGCGCTTTCCACTTTGGTGCAGAACCGCGACGATCCCGCCAATGCCGCCCAGATCGATCGCCGCGCCCGCGAAGATGCCGATCTGCTCGCCGAATTGCTGCGCAGCCAGGGCTTCTATGACGCGCTCGTCCAGACTCGCGCAGAGCCGCCGCTCGTCGCCGGCGGTCCGGTGCGGGTCACGCTGGAGGCGGAGACCGGGCCGCTCTACCACTTCGCCGACGTTCGGCTGCCGGGCCTGGAGGATACGTCCGACGCGCAGGCTCTGCGCGACGCCTTTGCGGTCAGGCCGGCCGACCCGGTCAGTGCGGAGCGGGTCACTGCCGGCGAGGCCGCGCTGCGGGCGGAGCTCGGCCGCCGCGGCTATGCCTTCGCCGATGTCGGCGAGCTCGACATCGCGATCGATCACGAGGCACGCACTGCGACCCTGACCCTGCCGGTCGTTCCCAACGGCGCGCGGCAGTTCGGTCGGATCATCGTCGAGGGCCGGCCGCTGTTCGATGCCGGGCACATTCAGACGATCGCGCGGTTCAAGCCGGGCGAAGGCTATGAGCAAGCGCGGGTCGACGACCTCCGCCGCGCGCTCGTCGCCACCGGCCTGGTCTCCTCGGTGACGATCCGGCCGGTGGAGAGCGCCGACCGCAAGACGGTCGATCTTGCGGTTGCGCTCGAACCGGCGCCGATGCGCACCATCGCCGGCGAAGCGGGCTACGGTACCGGCGAAGGCATCCGCATCGAGGCGAGCTGGCAGCACCGCAACCTGTTGCCGCCGGAAGGCGCGGTGACCTTCCGGGCCGTCGCCGGCACGCGCGAGCAACTGCTCGGCGCAACGCTCCGCCGCAGCAACTTCCTCCGCCGCGATCAGGTGCTGACCGCCCAGGTGGCAGCCAGTCACGTCGATCGCGCCGCCTTTGATGCCCGCACCTTTTCGATGGCGGGATCGATCGAGCGCCAGACCAATATCATTTGGCAGAAGAAATGGACCTGGTCGCTGGGCGGCGAGCTGATCGCCTCGGACGAGCAGGATGTCGATGTCGACAGCGGCACCACGCGGCGGCGGACCTTCTTCATCGGGGCGCTGCCGGCGACCTTGTCCTATGACGGTTCGAACGACCTGCTCGATCCCACCGAAGGCTTCCGGCTGTCGGGCCGCTTCTCGCCCGAGGCCTCGTTCCAGGGCAGCCCGTTCGGCTATTCGCGCGTCCAGCTCGACGGCAGTTTCTACCAGCCGGTCAGCGATCGGGTGACTCTGGCCGGCCGCGCCCGGCTCGGCACGATCTTCGGCGCAAGCCGCGATCGGATCGCGCCGTCTCGCCGCTTCTACGCCGGCGGCGGCGGCTCGGTCCGCGGCTACGGCTTCCAGCGCCTGGGACCGCGCGATCCGGTGTTCGACGATCCGATCGGCGGCCGCAGCCTCGCCGAATTCTCGATCGAAGCGCGGGTGCGGTTCGGCAATTGGGGAATCGTGCCGTTCCTCGACGCCGGCAACATCTACACTTCGCCCTTGCCGGGGATCGATGACCTGCGCTTCGGCACCGGCCTCGGCGTTCGCTACCATACCCGCTTCGGACCGATCCGGGTCGACGTCGGCACGCCGCTCAACCGGCGCTCGGGCGACGCGCGTGTCGCCGTCTACGTCTCGCTCGGCCAGGCTTTTTGA
- a CDS encoding translocation/assembly module TamB domain-containing protein, whose product MSDDAAPVDDASRAGAEPEVVRVRRKRRWLSRLAKAAVALLLLVVLLAGSAAILLDTGAGHRFLADRIAAMAPNSGLRIHIGRIEGSIWGDTRLRDVRLYDPQGLFAESALIEVDWQPLGWITNRLIVHDLESDLATLHRLPKLRPSPEPKPILPGFDIHVGRLRIATLNIGKAVTGQARIARVAGEADIRAGRALVRLDAEVKGGGDRLALTLDAEPDRDRFDLDVRLAAPANSVIGAIVGTQRPMALVIAGEGRWSAWRGKAQFDLSGRRTAELVLTAEAGRYGLNGWATPGQFWTGAKARMTAPRVTIAGNATFADRRLAGRLSARSAALKLEGAGTIDLAGSRFRQVRIGADLLRPPALIDTMSGQKVRLTLLLDGPFKTFGFAYRITSPHIAFKNTGFDDARLEGRGKWSKMPVSIPALFAARRVTGEGPIAGAILANLRVEGLLKLTPKALIGEGLSLTSDKLKGKVSLLVDLATGRYDVVLSGGVTRYYIPDLGIVDVTSELRVVPGPGGKGSIVTGKGRAWVRRFDNRFLAGLAGGLPSLEADLVRGTDKVLHFRNLRLTAPSIRIAGTALRRTDGTFFFEGGGQQATYASFTMTLDGRIERPRIALRLARPNEALGLSNVQIGLDPTALGYAYRAQGGSHLGPFTSTGAILLPKGAPAIVQIAALDASNTHAAGSLRSDPGGLTGRLDISGGGLSGRLDFSPWNDRQRIAADLTAANARFAGPPPIAIRSGRLRGVAILDPAGVSLEGSLVARGLSRGPLSIANLTATGSMRGGTGQVKAQISGTRGRNFSFETIVDFAPNQIRLSGRGAIDRRAIELVRPASLTREGDGWRLREAALRFAGGNATVSGLWGSAGTELNARVDAMPLSVLDIGWPELGLGGSASGTLAYRFPADGGQPSGDANLRVRGLTRSGLVLSSRPVDIGVVARLQNGNAGIRAVAVSEGRTVGRAQARLSPVGGTGNIGERLAAAPMFAQIRYNGPADTLWRLTGVELLDVSGPVAVGADARGTLANPQIRGSLRAEGARLESAVTGMVIDNVRATGRFGGSRLVLDSFSGATKRGGTVTGRATLDLAGPKGFGMDIALQAQAAQLLDRDDIRAQVTGPIAIRSDGEDGSISGKIRLVGGSFRLGSAAAATQITRLPVREVKRPADERAVPRRLTPWTLDLDVDAPGRLTVTGLGINSEWSADLKVAGTVTEPRISGRADLVRGTYDFAGRRFDLERGQIRFLGETPINPVLDITAEGGIQGLNAVIRVTGRGLQPEIAFTSTPALPQDELLSRLLFGTSITNLSAPEALQLAAAVASLNNSGGGLDPINAVRSATGLDRLRIVPADLTTGQGTAIAAGKYLGRRVYVEVVTDARGYSATMVEYQITRWLSLLSSISTIGRESVNVRVSKDY is encoded by the coding sequence ATGAGCGACGACGCGGCGCCGGTCGACGACGCATCGCGTGCCGGCGCCGAGCCGGAGGTGGTGCGCGTCAGGAGGAAAAGGCGGTGGCTCTCGCGGCTGGCCAAGGCCGCCGTCGCCTTGCTGCTGCTCGTCGTCCTGCTCGCCGGCAGCGCCGCCATCCTGCTCGATACCGGCGCCGGCCATCGCTTCCTTGCCGATCGCATCGCCGCGATGGCGCCCAATTCGGGCCTTCGCATTCACATCGGCCGCATCGAGGGTTCGATCTGGGGCGATACGAGGTTGCGCGACGTCCGGCTCTACGATCCGCAGGGGCTGTTCGCCGAATCCGCTCTGATCGAGGTCGACTGGCAACCCCTAGGGTGGATCACCAACCGGCTAATCGTGCACGATCTCGAAAGCGACCTCGCCACCCTCCACCGCTTGCCAAAGCTCAGGCCTTCGCCTGAGCCGAAGCCGATCCTGCCCGGCTTCGATATCCATGTCGGGCGGCTGCGGATCGCAACCCTCAATATCGGCAAGGCCGTCACCGGGCAGGCGCGGATCGCGAGGGTCGCGGGAGAGGCGGACATTCGTGCCGGGCGGGCGCTCGTCCGCCTCGATGCGGAGGTCAAGGGTGGCGGCGACCGGCTCGCGCTGACCCTCGATGCCGAGCCGGATCGCGATCGTTTCGATCTGGACGTCCGTCTGGCGGCACCGGCCAACAGCGTGATCGGCGCGATCGTCGGCACACAGCGGCCAATGGCGCTGGTGATCGCGGGCGAGGGACGCTGGAGCGCCTGGCGCGGCAAGGCCCAGTTCGATCTCTCCGGCCGCCGCACGGCCGAGCTCGTGCTGACCGCCGAGGCGGGTCGCTACGGCCTCAACGGCTGGGCAACTCCCGGCCAGTTTTGGACCGGCGCCAAGGCGCGGATGACGGCCCCGCGTGTGACGATCGCCGGCAACGCCACCTTCGCCGATCGCCGGCTTGCCGGCCGCCTCTCCGCGCGTTCGGCGGCGCTGAAGCTGGAGGGTGCCGGCACGATCGATCTCGCCGGCAGCCGATTTCGTCAGGTGCGGATCGGCGCCGATCTTCTGCGTCCGCCGGCCCTGATCGACACCATGAGCGGTCAGAAGGTGCGCCTGACCCTGCTTCTCGACGGTCCGTTCAAGACGTTCGGCTTCGCCTATCGGATTACCTCACCCCACATCGCGTTCAAGAATACCGGCTTCGATGATGCTCGGCTCGAAGGGCGCGGGAAATGGTCGAAGATGCCGGTCAGCATCCCGGCCCTGTTCGCCGCGCGGCGGGTGACCGGCGAAGGACCGATCGCCGGCGCGATCCTCGCCAACCTGCGCGTGGAAGGTCTGCTCAAGCTCACGCCGAAGGCATTGATCGGGGAGGGGCTCAGCCTCACGTCCGACAAGCTCAAGGGCAAGGTCAGCCTGCTCGTCGATCTCGCCACCGGCCGCTACGATGTCGTCCTGTCAGGCGGCGTCACCCGTTACTACATCCCCGATCTCGGCATCGTCGACGTGACCAGCGAATTGCGCGTGGTGCCGGGCCCGGGCGGCAAGGGCTCGATCGTCACCGGCAAGGGCCGCGCCTGGGTCCGCCGCTTCGACAACCGCTTTCTCGCTGGGCTCGCCGGCGGGCTGCCGAGCCTCGAGGCGGATCTCGTCCGCGGCACCGACAAGGTGCTGCATTTCCGCAATCTGCGCCTGACCGCACCCTCAATCCGCATCGCCGGAACCGCGCTCCGCCGCACCGACGGCACCTTCTTCTTCGAGGGCGGCGGACAGCAGGCGACCTACGCGTCGTTTACGATGACTCTGGACGGCCGGATCGAGCGACCGCGCATCGCGTTGCGGCTCGCCCGCCCCAACGAGGCGCTCGGCCTGTCGAACGTTCAGATCGGCCTCGATCCAACGGCTCTAGGCTATGCCTATCGCGCGCAGGGCGGCTCGCATCTCGGCCCGTTCACCTCGACCGGCGCGATCCTGCTGCCCAAGGGTGCGCCCGCGATCGTTCAGATTGCCGCGCTCGACGCGTCGAACACCCATGCCGCGGGCAGCCTGCGCTCCGATCCGGGCGGCCTCACCGGGCGGCTCGACATCTCCGGGGGCGGGCTCAGCGGCCGGCTGGATTTCAGTCCGTGGAACGACCGTCAGCGGATCGCCGCCGATCTTACCGCCGCCAATGCCCGCTTCGCCGGGCCGCCGCCGATCGCCATCCGCAGCGGCCGGCTGCGCGGTGTCGCGATCCTCGATCCGGCCGGCGTCTCGCTCGAGGGCAGCCTGGTCGCGCGCGGCCTCAGCCGCGGGCCGCTGTCGATCGCCAATCTCACCGCCACAGGCAGCATGCGCGGCGGCACCGGCCAGGTGAAGGCGCAGATATCCGGGACGCGTGGACGCAATTTCAGCTTCGAGACGATCGTCGATTTCGCGCCGAACCAGATCCGCCTGAGCGGCCGCGGTGCGATCGATCGGCGCGCGATCGAGCTTGTTCGCCCGGCTTCGCTGACCCGCGAAGGCGACGGCTGGCGGCTGCGCGAGGCCGCTCTGCGCTTCGCCGGCGGCAATGCCACCGTCTCCGGCCTGTGGGGCAGCGCGGGCACGGAGCTCAATGCCCGCGTGGACGCGATGCCGCTGTCGGTGCTCGACATCGGCTGGCCCGAGCTCGGTCTCGGCGGCTCCGCCTCGGGCACGCTTGCTTACCGCTTCCCGGCGGACGGCGGCCAACCGAGCGGCGATGCCAATCTGCGCGTCCGCGGGCTCACCCGGTCGGGGCTGGTGCTGTCGTCGCGGCCGGTCGACATCGGCGTCGTCGCCCGATTGCAGAACGGCAATGCAGGGATACGGGCGGTCGCGGTCAGCGAAGGCCGAACCGTCGGGCGGGCGCAGGCGCGGCTGTCGCCGGTCGGCGGCACCGGCAATATCGGCGAGCGGCTGGCCGCGGCACCGATGTTCGCGCAGATCCGCTACAACGGGCCCGCCGACACGCTGTGGCGGCTCACCGGAGTCGAACTGCTCGACGTCAGCGGTCCGGTCGCGGTCGGCGCCGATGCTCGCGGCACGCTCGCCAATCCCCAGATACGCGGATCGCTCCGCGCGGAGGGTGCGCGGCTGGAAAGCGCGGTCACCGGCATGGTGATCGACAATGTCCGCGCCACGGGTCGGTTCGGCGGGTCGCGGCTCGTCCTCGACAGCTTCAGCGGTGCGACCAAGCGCGGCGGCACCGTCACCGGCCGCGCTACCCTCGATCTTGCCGGCCCGAAAGGGTTCGGCATGGACATCGCGCTTCAAGCGCAGGCGGCGCAATTGCTCGATCGCGACGACATCCGTGCCCAGGTCACCGGGCCGATCGCGATCCGCTCGGACGGGGAGGATGGCAGCATCTCCGGCAAGATCCGGCTGGTCGGCGGCAGCTTCCGGCTCGGCAGCGCGGCCGCCGCCACCCAGATCACGCGGTTGCCGGTCCGTGAGGTCAAGCGGCCCGCAGACGAGCGTGCGGTGCCGCGGCGCCTGACGCCATGGACGCTGGACCTCGACGTCGATGCGCCGGGCCGGCTGACCGTCACCGGCCTCGGCATCAACAGCGAATGGAGCGCCGACCTCAAGGTCGCGGGAACGGTCACCGAGCCACGGATCAGCGGCCGTGCCGATCTCGTGCGCGGCACCTACGATTTCGCCGGCCGCCGCTTCGATCTCGAACGCGGCCAGATCCGCTTCCTTGGCGAGACTCCGATCAACCCGGTGCTGGATATCACCGCCGAGGGCGGCATCCAGGGGCTGAACGCGGTCATCCGGGTCACCGGCCGCGGACTGCAGCCGGAGATCGCCTTCACCAGCACGCCGGCTCTGCCGCAGGACGAATTGCTGAGCCGCCTGCTGTTCGGCACCTCGATCACCAATTTGTCGGCACCGGAGGCGCTGCAGCTCGCCGCCGCGGTCGCGTCGCTCAACAACAGCGGCGGCGGGCTGGATCCGATCAACGCCGTGCGCAGCGCCACCGGCCTCGACCGCTTGCGCATCGTCCCGGCCGATCTCACCACCGGCCAGGGCACCGCGATCGCGGCCGGCAAATATCTTGGTCGCCGCGTCTATGTCGAAGTGGTCACCGACGCTCGGGGCTATTCGGCGACGATGGTCGAATATCAGATCACGCGGTGGCTCTCGCTGCTCTCCAGCATCTCGACGATCGGCCGCGAAAGCGTGAACGTCCGCGTTTCGAAAGATTATTAG
- a CDS encoding PilZ domain-containing protein yields the protein MRWIMGSELDGDRARKAERLSLDAPARLRPNDWSNVEVTMLDLSELGFRARCEARLQPGGSVSLDVPGVGPVEAQVEWCKAHQFGARFYVPIDLGCCRWTLSERREALAELLVERSRARRSGRRTAEAPPRQKLLADTTRAQGNAA from the coding sequence ATGAGGTGGATCATGGGATCGGAGCTCGACGGAGACCGCGCGCGGAAAGCGGAGCGCCTGTCTCTCGACGCACCGGCACGGCTGCGGCCGAACGACTGGAGCAACGTCGAGGTGACGATGCTCGATCTCTCCGAGCTCGGCTTCCGCGCCCGATGCGAGGCGCGGCTGCAGCCCGGAGGCAGCGTCTCGCTCGATGTTCCCGGCGTCGGCCCGGTCGAGGCGCAGGTGGAATGGTGCAAGGCCCACCAGTTCGGCGCCCGCTTCTACGTCCCGATCGATCTCGGCTGCTGCCGATGGACGCTCAGCGAACGGCGCGAGGCGCTGGCCGAGTTGCTCGTCGAGCGCTCCAGGGCAAGGCGCTCGGGCCGTCGCACCGCCGAAGCGCCGCCCCGGCAGAAGCTTCTCGCCGATACCACGCGTGCCCAGGGCAACGCCGCATGA